The genomic DNA TGCTCGACTTGGATCCGCGTATTCATCTCAAGGAAATAGAAATCGTCGCCCTCCACCAGACATTCGATGGTGCCGGCGCTGTCGTAGCCGATGGCCTCGCACAATTTCACTGCCGCGGCGAGCAGGCGACCCCGGACCGTGGGGAAGATGCGCGCGGGCGTCTCCTCGACAAGCTTTTGGTGGCGTCGCTGCATCGAGCAATCACGCTCACCCAACTGGACCACGTGGCCGTGTTTGTCGCCGAGCACCTGCACTTCGACGTGCTTTGGACGTTCGAGATAGCGCTCCACGTAAAGCGTGTCGTCCTTGAAGTAGGCGGCCGCCTCTTTGGCGGCGACCGAAACGGCTGCGTCGACCTCGTCCGGCGAGTGCGCGACTTTCAATCCTTTGCCGCCGCCGCCCGCCGCCGCTTTGATCGCGATCGGGTATCCCACGTGTTCGGCCCAGTCGCGGACAGCGTCGGGTCCGGTGACGGGCTCGATGGTGCCGGGCACCACCGGAAGACCGGCGGCATGGGCAACGGCGCGCGCGGCGATCTTGTTGCCCATCCGGTCGATCGCGTCTGGCGAAGGTCCGATGAATGCAAGCCCGGCTTTTTCGCAACGGCGCGCGAAGCCGGCGTTTTCGGCAAGAAATCCATAGCCGGGATGGATGGCATCGCAGCCTGCGCGTGCGGCGGTTTCGAGAAGGACGTCGATGTCGAGGTACGACTGCGAAGCCGGAGCCGGGCCGATGCGATACGACTCGTCCGCGGCGGCGGCGTGAACAGCGTTCCGGTCGGCGTCTGAATAAACGGCGACCGACGGCACGCCGAGTTCCCGGCAAGCGCGGATCACCCGCAGCGCGATCTCTCCGCGATTGGCGATGAGGACCTTCTTAAACACGATCGTCGAGCGCCTCGCGCCTGGCTGCCGCAGCCCACTTCGAGCGGCCGCCGT from Candidatus Eremiobacteraceae bacterium includes the following:
- a CDS encoding biotin carboxylase N-terminal domain-containing protein, with amino-acid sequence MFKKVLIANRGEIALRVIRACRELGVPSVAVYSDADRNAVHAAAADESYRIGPAPASQSYLDIDVLLETAARAGCDAIHPGYGFLAENAGFARRCEKAGLAFIGPSPDAIDRMGNKIAARAVAHAAGLPVVPGTIEPVTGPDAVRDWAEHVGYPIAIKAAAGGGGKGLKVAHSPDEVDAAVSVAAKEAAAYFKDDTLYVERYLERPKHVEVQVLGDKHGHVVQLGERDCSMQRRHQKLVEETPARIFPTVRGRLLAAAVKLCEAIGYDSAGTIECLVEGDDFYFLEMNTRIQVEHTITEMTYGFDLVKAQIRVAAGEPLWISQGQLSPRGHAIEVRVNAESPANDFRPCAGTLTRYVEPGGPGVRVDAAAFSGWSIPQEYDSLLAKLIVWGQDRDEARARLRR